In Halobacteroides halobius DSM 5150, the genomic window TACCTCCAGGGATTGGAATAAAGATAGCAGCTGTATAAATCAATAACTGGATTAAGATAAGAGATCCTAAGTTCATTTGTAAATTAAGACTTCTGATTATAAAGTAAATAACTATAAATTGAGCACTCCAGGATAACACTGTTAGAATAAAACTAAAGACTAGCTCCCACTTACTAACCTTTAAGTATCTCCAAAGAGCTTGATAAAAAATACGTATCTCCCTAGCTAATTCCCTTTTCCAAGCATATATCTTTTGCTCATCAACAATTTTTTTAATTAAGCTTCTATTTAATAACCAAAAGCAGATTAAAACTAAATTACGAGGGTGATACAATAATAAATAAATCACTACTAATAAACCTAGAATAAAAATCGTGACCCCCAAAATTAATAGTTTGCCATTAATATAAGAAACAAATAAACTACGTAACTTAAAAAATACTAATGGTAAACTAAAGATAAAAAAGACTAATCTAAGAATTAACTCTACGATTACAATAGCACTAGCTCTACCCGAAGAAACATTTGATTTAGCTAATGCAACCACTTTAAAAGGTTGGCCCCCAACCCCTGAGGGAGTAATATTAGCAAAAAAGCTACCTACTAAACCTATCTCAATAGCAGCTAACAAAGGTAATTTAACATCTACCCCTTTAGCTAAAACCTTTAGTTTAAACCCATTAGCAAACCAAACAAACCCCATAATACCTGAACTAATTACTATATATATCCAGTTTAAATTTTTTAACACCTGCCAAGTTTGTTGATTAACTGTAAACAAAATGAGTATTACAAGTATTATTAAACTGAAGCTTAATGTGAATAAAATTTTATTTTTTAACTTATTCATTTAATCCCCCACTAAATTACTAGTTCAATATTAGTTTATTTCATTATCAAATATCAATTCATTCAACAAGTAATTATATCAAAAAATAACTTCTAAAAAAACCTTTTAGCAAAATTGATTAAAAATAGAAGACGACCCACTAGGGTCGCCAAAATTTAGAAAAGGATTTTATCATAAAATAACTAATCATATTATACAAGGAGGTATTAATATGAAAAAAGCTTTTATTCCAACTTTAAATTGGTTAATATTTAATACATTAGCCTATATTATCTACTTTTTTATGGGTTGGAACAAAAAAATTGAACTATTCTTCAGGGCTAGTAAATTAATTAAAATCCCTTTGCTAGAAAATAATCCTTTACCTTTGTTTTATCTAATTAGCATGGGAATTATTATAGTTATTGGTCTTTTTGATACTTATATTAGAGCTCACCAGCAAGAAACACAAGAAAAAGAAGATGAGATCAAACACAGAAGATACTACTCTACCCCTAGTTGATTAATTATTTCTTCAGTTAATTCAGTCGTAGTAGCAGTACCACCTAAATCAGCCGTTAGTACTTCTCCTCTAGTCAATACCTCTTCAATAGCAGTTTCAATTTGAGAAGCTGCTTTTTCTTCTCCTAAATGCTCTAACATTAGGCAAGCTGATAATAATAAAGCAATTGGATTAGCTTTATCCTCTCCTGCAATATCAGGAGCAGAACCATGAACTGCTTCAAATACTGCTAATTGATCATTTAAATTAGCTCCAGGTGTTACACCTAATCCCCCGATCAAACCAGCACATAGATCAGATACAATATCACCATATAAATTAGGTAAGACTAATACATCATAGTCCTCGGGGTATTGGACTAACTGCATACACATATTATCAACAATTTTATTATTAAACTTAATATCTGGATAATCTTGGGCTACTTCTTCTGCTACTGACTTAAATAAACCATCACTTAACTTTAAGATATTAGCTTTATGTACTGCTGTAACCTGCTCTCTATCATTTTCTAGAGCATATTCAAAAGCTGCTCTAACAATTCTCTCTGAAGCTTCTCTAGTAGTAATCTTAATACTCTCTGCAGCGTTATCTCCTACATTATGTTCAATCCCAGCGTATAAACCTTCTGTATTCTCTCTAAAAATTACTACATCTAAGTCAGAAAACTGAGTTGGTGCTCCCTTTAAAATCTTAGCTGGTCTTAAATTAACATATAAATCTAACTTTTGTCTAATAGCTACATTAACACTTCTAAATCCACTTCCTACTGGGGTGGTAATTGGCCCTTTTAAAGCCACTTTATTCTTCTTAATTGACTGTAAAACTTCTTCAGGTAACGGTGTTCCATACTCTTCCATTACATTGGCCCCTGCATTTACAGTCTGCCACTTGATATCTACTCCTGCTGCGGAAATTATCTGCTGTACCGCCTCAGTAATTTCTGGTCCAATTCCATCTCCTGGTATTAAAGTTACATTATACATCTTCTCACTCCTCATCTAATTTTAGATAATATTAATATTATGTACATAATACAGTCTCTTAACCAAGATGTCAATTTTAACTTTAATCTTAATCTAATCAGATTGTAATTTCAAAGGATATATGATAGTATAATTATACCTATATTTGAATAGATATAAAAGGAGGTAAACTATGCTGTCCCAAATCAAAGAAGCTCTATCAAATCTTGAGAATAAGAAACTGAAAGAAAAGTATATGCAAATAATAATAACTATGTTTGAAAAAGGATATTTTCCTGGACTTGAAAATATTCCTGTAGCTAAATCAAGTGTCAGTAATATCGATGGGGAAAATGGTCTTCTTACCTTTAGAGGCTATCCAATTCAAGAATTAGCTAATAATTGTTCTTATGAAGATGTCTGCTTTTTATTACTTAAAGGTGATCTGCCAATACCTCAAGAAAAAAAGGAACTAAAAAAGCAACTCCTAGCTAGTAAAGGAATTGACTCTAAAATCAAAGAAACGATAATTTCTATGAATGATAACTTACACCCTATGTATATGTTAAGTTCAAGTGTGTTACAGTTACAAAGTAATGACCCAAAGTGTTTTGATCTAGATCAATATACTGTAAATTTAAATCGTGCTATTCAATTGATTGCAAAGTTACCTACTATAATGGGGGTCTATCAAACTCAGAACCCTGAATTTGCTCAAGGTAAAACTTTTGATTCTTTTGCGCAGTATATTTTATACTGTTTTAATCAAGAATTAGCTGCTAAACCAAAGTGGGTTAATATTCTTGATAAACTTTTAATATTACATGGCGATCATACAATGAATAATAGCACATTTTCAGTTCGAGCAGTAGGGTCTTCTAAAGCAAGTATTTATGCATCAATCTCTTCTGCTATTAATTCTTTATCTGGACCACTTCATGGCGGGGCTAATGAAAAAGTAATTAAAATGTTAACTGAGATTGGTGCTCCAG contains:
- a CDS encoding citrate/2-methylcitrate synthase, with translation MLSQIKEALSNLENKKLKEKYMQIIITMFEKGYFPGLENIPVAKSSVSNIDGENGLLTFRGYPIQELANNCSYEDVCFLLLKGDLPIPQEKKELKKQLLASKGIDSKIKETIISMNDNLHPMYMLSSSVLQLQSNDPKCFDLDQYTVNLNRAIQLIAKLPTIMGVYQTQNPEFAQGKTFDSFAQYILYCFNQELAAKPKWVNILDKLLILHGDHTMNNSTFSVRAVGSSKASIYASISSAINSLSGPLHGGANEKVIKMLTEIGAPENVESYIQEQLKAGEKIMGLGHRVYRTYDPRALYLKEEILPQIFAEDSPEVNSKLENLYNTAQKMEEIALNKFADKKIFPNIDFWSGLVLRAMKIEPKYFTTIFALGRIMGWCAHWVENLEVKNKIFRPNQLYDGFNTRHVLRDQLK
- a CDS encoding isocitrate dehydrogenase (NAD(+)) translates to MYNVTLIPGDGIGPEITEAVQQIISAAGVDIKWQTVNAGANVMEEYGTPLPEEVLQSIKKNKVALKGPITTPVGSGFRSVNVAIRQKLDLYVNLRPAKILKGAPTQFSDLDVVIFRENTEGLYAGIEHNVGDNAAESIKITTREASERIVRAAFEYALENDREQVTAVHKANILKLSDGLFKSVAEEVAQDYPDIKFNNKIVDNMCMQLVQYPEDYDVLVLPNLYGDIVSDLCAGLIGGLGVTPGANLNDQLAVFEAVHGSAPDIAGEDKANPIALLLSACLMLEHLGEEKAASQIETAIEEVLTRGEVLTADLGGTATTTELTEEIINQLGVE
- a CDS encoding lysylphosphatidylglycerol synthase transmembrane domain-containing protein, with amino-acid sequence MNKLKNKILFTLSFSLIILVILILFTVNQQTWQVLKNLNWIYIVISSGIMGFVWFANGFKLKVLAKGVDVKLPLLAAIEIGLVGSFFANITPSGVGGQPFKVVALAKSNVSSGRASAIVIVELILRLVFFIFSLPLVFFKLRSLFVSYINGKLLILGVTIFILGLLVVIYLLLYHPRNLVLICFWLLNRSLIKKIVDEQKIYAWKRELAREIRIFYQALWRYLKVSKWELVFSFILTVLSWSAQFIVIYFIIRSLNLQMNLGSLILIQLLIYTAAIFIPIPGGSGVEVILASLLQQSLPVSVLGIVVGGWRFFTYYSYLIVGGIISFKVFNLDKEVSQ